The DNA sequence GCTTAATAATGGGAAGATGTTTTTCTGTTTCTGATTTATTGAAATTTGCACTTACACCATGATATTTCGCAGGATTCTCTTGAGCTTGATCTAAACCTTTACCTTTAGTTGTGCAGACATGAAAGAGAATAGGAAAAGGTAAGTTCCTGATTGTCTGAAGTAGAGTAATCATTTTTTTAAGATTATGACCGTCTACAGGACCGACATAAGCCAAGCCAAATTGTTCAAATAGAGGGGCAGGACAAAATAGATTCTTAACACACTGTGAGAGTTTGTGGCTATGTTTTGCTAGGTTAGTCCCATAGCGTGGAATCTTAGAAAGCCACTGCTCAACTTGCTTGGTGAGTTTGTTTGTGGTAGGATGATGTAGCCATCGAGAGAAGATTTGGGACATCATCCCCACGTTTTTAGATATAGACATATTATTGTCATTCAAAATGACAATAAACTTGGATAAATCAGTTGAAACATTGTTTAAAGCTTCTAAAGTAAGACCACAAGAAAATGCAGCATCTCCGAGAATAGGAATCACATGTGTACGTGATTCTAAAGGAGTTGTTTTTGCCATTCCTAAGGCTAAAGATAACGCTGTCCCTGCGTGTCCTGAGAAAAATAAATCATGATCTGCTTCTGTAGGGTTAATAAAACCACTGAGTCCGTTATCATTGCGAATGCGGTCGAATCTCTCTGTATTTCGTCCTGTGAGTAGTTTATGCGAATAGGTTTGGTGTCCTACATCAAAAATAAATTTATCCTTGGGGGAAGAAAAAACATAGTGCAAGGCTATAGTAAGTTCTACCATGCCTAGGTTTGAAGAGAGGTGACCGCCTGTTTGTGATAATACCGAGATAATGCGATAACGGATTTCTTCGGCTAGATCAGGAAGTTGAGCAATAGGTAGCTTCTTTAAATCTGTAGGAGACAATATTTGATCTAAAAGGGGAAAGGAAGAAGAAGCCATTGTCTTAGTTATGTGGATGGATAGAAAATGTTTGTAATATAGGATCTCCAGAAGGACTTTTACGTAGGTCTCCCTTAGAGTCAATAGAAAGAAGATACGACTGTTGATTTTTTTTTAAAGCTCTATGTAATCCTGCGTGGATTAACAAAAACATTGTCTCATATGTACTTAGAACATCGCCCAAAGAAGTTAGGTTTTCTAGGGATTGCTGAAGGGCAAATAACTCCTTTAATAACGGATTGTCGTGATTGGCTTCTACCATAGGACTACCTGGCTAGCGTTTATTCTTGAGAGTTGGAACTTTCATGACGCCGTTCTGAGAGTTCATGAACTCTTTGCTCTACTTGTCGAATGCGAGCTTCACAAATACGCATTAAGGAATCAGCTTCCTCATATAATGCCAGAGATGTATCTAAAGATGTTGTAGGTTGATTCATTAGATCGGCAATTTCTTCTAACCGTTGCATTGCATTCTCAAAGGGGACTTCTTCCATGGCCTAGCCCTTTATACGTTTATCAACTTCTATATCTGTCACAGTTAAAATGGCTTCGCCATCATGCAACCGAACCCTTACACGACCATTTTCTTGTAAGTTATCCACAGAAATAATAGCGAACTTTTTATTAAAGTCAAAGAGCATTGAGTATCCGCGTTTTAAAACATTTTTAGGATTTAAGGAATGAAGTTGTTCCTTTAACGCAGAGTAACGGGAGACATAACTTGCGTAACGATGCTCTAAAATTGTTGCAAAAGTTTCGTTTAAATTTTCATACAAGATTTTTTGATTTTGGACATTTAACAAGCATTCTCGCGCTAGACGTTTCTCTAGTAGCTTGAGATGTTGCAAATGAATAGAGAGCTGTTGCTCTAAAGCATTTTGAGCATGCTTAAGCAAAGCATGCTTATGACAAAAAACCTCTCTTTGATAGTGCAGTCGTCGGGAGATCAAGGCCTTGAGTTGTTGCTGCCGGGAAGATAATTTCTGTGATAGCTGTTGAAGTTGGCGAGGGGGTATAAGATTTTTTTTTACTTGATAGCAGTGTCTTTGGATGGAAAGTAGTTTATGGGATAAGGCTTGTAAAAGCATTTTTTGTAAGTCTTGAAGTTTACAGTTTGTTCGAGAAACAAGGTCTCCTTGTAGCCAACGTGAGATGTTGGTATAGTATTGTTTACTTTGATTAAGCTTTGTCAGTATACATTTTTTAATGGCTATTTCAATATAGTCGATCTGTTGTTGTGCTGTAGCATAGAATTCTGCACGATCTAAAAAGCGTCTCCAAGGAATAAGTTGTTGTTTTTTTGATGCAAGGAATTGTCGTGAGTGAGATATCAGATAACGCAGATACCCTTCTAAGATTTGCACTTGCTCCTCACTACTTTTACATACAATTTCTGCCGCTGCAGAAGGGGTAGGAGCGCGTACATCAGCAGCAAAATCACATAAGGTATAGTCTGTTTCATGGCCAACAGCAGAAAGTATCGGTAGTCTGCTTGCATGGATTGCTTTAACTAAAATTTCTTCGTTGAATGCCCAGAGATCTTCGATACTGCCTCCACCTCGAGCAATAATAAGTACGTCGGCCAGGCCCTCAGTGTTCATGACTTCAATTGCTTTTGAGATTTCATGAGCCGCAGAACTTCCTTGCACAGTAACTGGATAAATGAACACTTTATAGTTATAGGCGCGTCGAGAAAGTACTTGCAAGATATCTTGAATGACAGCCCCTATTGGGCTAGTAATGACACCGATGCATTTGGGAGTGCTAGGAAGTGGCTTTTTCTTCTCAACAGCGAAATATCCTTCAGCAGTAAGACGTTTTTTAATTTCTTCAAATTTTTGTAAGAGATCGCCTTCTCCAGAATAAACCAAAGCATGAGCTACAATTTGGTATTGTCCCCTAGGAGCATAGACAGCGAGCTTCCCGTGAATAATAACAGCATCTCCGTCTTTAGGTTTGCGTTCATAATACTTACTTTTAAAATGGAAAAACGCACCGTTAAGGAAAGCTTTATTATCTTTAATGCCAAAATAGAGATGTCCACTAGGCTGTAAGGAGACGTTGCTAAGTTCGCCTTTAACTACGACATGACAAAAATTTGACTCAAGAAGAGTCTTAATGCGCTCAGTTAAAAGTGCAACAGCCTCTGGAGGCGATGACATAATAGGAAGGCCTCTCTGCAGAATTGAGAGGGTTTAGATTAGTTCATTTTCTGATAGAAAACTATTAAAAAATCATTGATTCTTTCAGGAAAGTAAGGAGAACAATATGACGAGAAAACGTTATGCTTTGGGCAACTGGAAAATGCATAAAACAATACAGGATACAGAAGCGTACGTTCAAACACTTGCTGCTCTATTAGAGGGAGAACCTCTTGGGTGTACTATAGGTATTGCTCCTCCATTTACCTCTTTGTACTCTTGTGATAAGGTAATAAACGCTACGGGTGCTTCTGTTTGGTTAGGGGCACAAAACGTATATCCAGAGACTGCGGGAGCTTTTACTGGAGAGATTTCCTTGCTCATGCTGGGGGAGGTTGGGGTAAAGTTTGTTTTAGTAGGGCATTCAGAGCGACGGCATATTTTTGGAGAGAGTGATTCTTTCATAGCTTCTAAAGTAAAGGCTGTGGCTCAGGCAGGACTTGTCCCTGTTCTTTGCATTGGTGAGAGCCTAACAGTTCGTGAACAGGGAAAGACGTGTGAGCTAATCGAAACCCAGCTACTTTCAGGACTAAAAGAAATTCCGAATAATGTCGACTTTTTGATTGCTTATGAGCCTATATGGGCAATTGGCACAGGGCAGGTGGCTAAAGCCTCTGATGTCCAGCGTATTCACTTGTTTTGTCGTGAGGTGCTAGCAAAAAGATTTTCTAAAATCGTAGCAGAGACAGTTCCCATTTTATATGGAGGATCTGTGAAAGCGGATAACGCTCAGGATTTAGGTCAATGTGATGATGTGGATGGCCTTTTAGTCGGTGGAGCTTCTTTGGAGGCTCAAAATTTTTTTGATGTGGCTAGAAATTTTTGTTGGTAGTTTAGGAGATTTATGAAATTGTTATACCTATTTTTTCTTTGTTTCTTAGGTTGTTGTTGTCAGGGATTTACTGAAAACCTTAACTTTGATCTATTTTCCCCATCGGACGATAATCAAAGAACAGAGTGTGATGATAGCTATATGATGGAAGGGCATGAAGACGAATATGTCTCTATATATAGAATTAATTTTCAGATGGTCAATAATTGCTTTTTTTACCACAATGTTATCTAGATCCACAAGCTTACGTATTGGATTAGATCTGTATCATGTGCTAGGAGAACGGTGCTTCTAGCATTTACATCTAGCACTAAAAATAAGGATTTTCCATTGCTCAATTTCTTGTATTTTAATCGGTGTCTTTAGGTAAGGAGAACGGCATGACGGTGTTATTTTACGCATTTTTATTCATCTTCCTTTTTCTATGTGTAGTTCTTTGTAGCTTAATTTTAGTTCAAGAAAGTAAGAGCATGGGATTAGGTTCTTCGTTCGGTGTGGATTCTGGAGATTCTGTATTTGGTGTTTCTACTCCAGATATTTTGAAAAAAGTAACCACATGGTTTGCTGTTGCTTTCTGTGTAGGCTGTTTATTACTTTCGTTTTCAACAAATCTCTTAGGAAAAAAGTTAGATATTAAAGAATTTCCAGTAAGTGTTTCTGAGGAGATTCAAAGTGAAGTTGCTGCTGATAAAGATTAAAAAAAATCACGTTTAATTTCTTGCCTCTTTGGCTAGGTGTTTTTCTAGTCAAGAAGGAGAGTAGGCTGGTTTTTATTCTCAAACGAAGTATGACTTTACGAGGCCTTCATCTTTTAAATAAGAATGACAGTTTTTTAGTATCCTCTTCCATGTCTCTGTCATTCCTGGCGCTAAGAAATTCTTTTTTTGCCCAAAGTATATTGATTTATCAGTATAAGAAGTATTTTGGCTTTACATATTTGTTTTATCAGCCTTCTTCCTAGAAATCTATTAAGGCCATGTTATAGACCATGATTAGACGATTAGAATATTACGGTAGTCCTATTTTAAGGAAAAAAT is a window from the Chlamydia serpentis genome containing:
- the xseA gene encoding exodeoxyribonuclease VII large subunit, which codes for MSSPPEAVALLTERIKTLLESNFCHVVVKGELSNVSLQPSGHLYFGIKDNKAFLNGAFFHFKSKYYERKPKDGDAVIIHGKLAVYAPRGQYQIVAHALVYSGEGDLLQKFEEIKKRLTAEGYFAVEKKKPLPSTPKCIGVITSPIGAVIQDILQVLSRRAYNYKVFIYPVTVQGSSAAHEISKAIEVMNTEGLADVLIIARGGGSIEDLWAFNEEILVKAIHASRLPILSAVGHETDYTLCDFAADVRAPTPSAAAEIVCKSSEEQVQILEGYLRYLISHSRQFLASKKQQLIPWRRFLDRAEFYATAQQQIDYIEIAIKKCILTKLNQSKQYYTNISRWLQGDLVSRTNCKLQDLQKMLLQALSHKLLSIQRHCYQVKKNLIPPRQLQQLSQKLSSRQQQLKALISRRLHYQREVFCHKHALLKHAQNALEQQLSIHLQHLKLLEKRLARECLLNVQNQKILYENLNETFATILEHRYASYVSRYSALKEQLHSLNPKNVLKRGYSMLFDFNKKFAIISVDNLQENGRVRVRLHDGEAILTVTDIEVDKRIKG
- a CDS encoding exodeoxyribonuclease VII small subunit; the protein is MEEVPFENAMQRLEEIADLMNQPTTSLDTSLALYEEADSLMRICEARIRQVEQRVHELSERRHESSNSQE
- the secG gene encoding preprotein translocase subunit SecG; translated protein: MTVLFYAFLFIFLFLCVVLCSLILVQESKSMGLGSSFGVDSGDSVFGVSTPDILKKVTTWFAVAFCVGCLLLSFSTNLLGKKLDIKEFPVSVSEEIQSEVAADKD
- the tpiA gene encoding triose-phosphate isomerase codes for the protein MTRKRYALGNWKMHKTIQDTEAYVQTLAALLEGEPLGCTIGIAPPFTSLYSCDKVINATGASVWLGAQNVYPETAGAFTGEISLLMLGEVGVKFVLVGHSERRHIFGESDSFIASKVKAVAQAGLVPVLCIGESLTVREQGKTCELIETQLLSGLKEIPNNVDFLIAYEPIWAIGTGQVAKASDVQRIHLFCREVLAKRFSKIVAETVPILYGGSVKADNAQDLGQCDDVDGLLVGGASLEAQNFFDVARNFCW